In the Leguminivora glycinivorella isolate SPB_JAAS2020 chromosome 14, LegGlyc_1.1, whole genome shotgun sequence genome, one interval contains:
- the LOC125233511 gene encoding dihydrolipoyllysine-residue acetyltransferase component of pyruvate dehydrogenase complex-like: MKSPLTNNTVYDLTDDEAGASTSGALPAAGGLRSVVIQNGSAAGPRAVDAPAPAPPPAPAAAAPACAPAAATTTPAAPAPAPTSAATTTQVTGEQIGLQESTPIVTVLDPGLLCLLGDEPEKEETFGPCIHDDISTRWSDILVNGRSRTVDIEGFKLEGAAVVGVAAAASPESPDASEDELHAWRAQTAAAVPPRERPPSAAAAAARPDLAPLASDADTQPQAVKLT; encoded by the exons atga AATCCCCATTGACCAACAATACTGTATACGACTTAACTGATGATGAGGCCGGTGCTTCAACGTCGGGTGCGCTGCCTGCTGCTGGCGGGCTGCGATCGGTGGTCATACAGAATGGAAGCGCCGCCGGGCCCCGCGCGGTGGACGCGCCGGCCCCCGCGCCCCCTCCCgcacccgccgccgccgcgccggcgtgCGCGCCCGCGGCCGCGACCACCACGCCGGCTGCGCCCGCTCCCGCGCCTACATCCGCAGCTACCACCACACAGGTGACCGGTGAACAAATTGGTTTACAAGAATCTACGCCGATTGTGACCGTGCTTGATCCCGGTTTATTATGTTTGTTGGGCGATGAGCCCGAAAAAGAAGAAACATTTGGTCCTTGCATTCACGACGATATCTCAACGAGATGGTCCGACATTCTAGTTAATG GCAGGAGCAGGACCGTCGACATCGAGGGCTTTAAACTGGAGGGGGCAGCCGTCGTCGGCGTCGCGGCCGCCGCTTCGCCAGAGTCGCCAGACGCCAGCGAGGACGAGCTACACGCGTGGCGGGCGCAGACCGCCGCCGCCGTCCCGCCGCGCGAGCGACCGccgagcgccgccgccgcggccgcACGCCCGGACCTCGCGCCGCTAGCATCGGATGCCGATACACAACCTCAGGCTG TTAAACTGACGTAA